In Henriciella litoralis, the genomic window CGTTGAGGCCGTTCAGGCAGAGATCGATGCTGGGAAGACACCTGAAGAAATCCAGGCCGCCAACCCGCTTGCGGAGTGGAGCGACGACTGGGGCAGCGGCTTTATCAATGCTGATCGTTTCGTCAGCCTGATTTACGCCGACCTCACCGCGCCTGCGCAAAACTCGCACTCAGACAAGGATCATTCGATGGACCATTCCGGACATGACGGCGACCACGCTGCCGATCATGGGGATCACCACTAGCGAAGAACTGATCAGCCGGCCTGCCCGCACACCGGGCAGGCTGGATCTTTCCGCAGGCGCACATTGCGGATAGCGCCGCTGAGGCCGTCGATCACATTGATCTGGCCCGTCAGGCTCTTTCCCGCACCGGTGATCAGTTTGATCGTTTCCAGCGCCATTTGCGTTGCGACCATGCCAGTAACCGGTCCGACCACACCAACGTCATCGCAAGCTTCCGCATCCGGCGGCATTTGCGGCACCAGACATTGATAACAAGGCAGCTCGGCATCGAGCCCGGACGCAAAGATAGAAACCTGCCCGGCCCAGCGCGTCGCCGCGCCTGAGACCAGCACGCGCTGGCTTTCATGGGCCACCCGGTTCAGCGCGAACCGTGTCTCGAAGTTGTCTGTCGCATCAATCAGGATAGTGCCGCCCAGTGCGTCAGCCTTTTTCCAGCGCGCCTTGTTGATGGTCACTTCGCAATCTGGTGCGCTCGCTTTCAGGCGCGCGGCAAGCTGCGTCGCCTTCGACTGGCCAATATCATCCTCGGTGAACTGAATTTGCCGCTGTAGATTGGACCGCTCAACAAGGTCATCATCCCAGAGATCAATATGACCAACGCCCCCGGCCGCCAGATACATTGCGCAAGGTCCGCCGAGCGC contains:
- a CDS encoding HesA/MoeB/ThiF family protein codes for the protein MALSGTQLERHKRHILLKEIGGPGVQKLLAAHVSIVGAGALGGPCAMYLAAGGVGHIDLWDDDLVERSNLQRQIQFTEDDIGQSKATQLAARLKASAPDCEVTINKARWKKADALGGTILIDATDNFETRFALNRVAHESQRVLVSGAATRWAGQVSIFASGLDAELPCYQCLVPQMPPDAEACDDVGVVGPVTGMVATQMALETIKLITGAGKSLTGQINVIDGLSGAIRNVRLRKDPACPVCGQAG